One Mugil cephalus isolate CIBA_MC_2020 chromosome 8, CIBA_Mcephalus_1.1, whole genome shotgun sequence genomic window carries:
- the arrdc3a gene encoding arrestin domain-containing protein 3a, producing MVLGKVKSFTVSYDCLNDSNVPVFSSGDCVSGRVIIEVTGEIRVKSLKIHAKGFAKVRWTESRNAGSNTAYTQNYTEEVEYLNHKDILIGHERDDDNSEEGLTTIHSGRHEYAFSLELPQTPLATSFEGKHGSVRYWVKAELHRPWLLPMKTKKEFTVFEHIDINTPLLLSPQAGTKDKTLCCWFCTSGPISLSAKIERKGYTPGESIQIFAEIENCSSRMVVPKAAIYQTQTFYAKGKMKEVKQLVANLRGESLSSGKTETWSGKMLKIPPVSPSILDCSIIRVEYSLMVYVDIPGAINLSLNLPLVIGTIPLHPFGSRTSSVSSQCSMSWLGMGLPERPEAPPSYAEIVTEEQRQSSLDVPAAREELDGPLFAYIHEFRFQPPPLYSEIDPHPDHARRTEERRLDACPSR from the exons ATGGTGCTAGGAAAGGTAAAGAGCTTCACAGTGAGCTACGACTGTCTCAATGACAGCAATGTTCCCGTTTTCTCGAGCGGGGACTGCGTCTCAGGTAGGGTGATCATCGAAGTCACCGGAGAAATCCGCGTGAAATCTCTCAAGATCCACGCAAAAGGATTTGCAAAAGTTCGTTGGACTGAATCGAGAAATGCTGGATCCAACACTGCCTACACGCAAAACTACACGGAAGAAGTGGAATACCTAAatcacaaagacattttaattggACACGAGAGAG ACGATGACAACTCAGAGGAAGGCCTCACCACTATCCATTCAGGAAGACATGAGTATGCATTCAGCCTCGAGCTTCCTCAGAC ACCCCTGGCTACCTCTTTTGAAGGGAAGCATGGCAGTGTGCGCTACTGGGTAAAGGCAGAACTCCATAGGCCATGGCTCCTGCCCATGAAGACCAAGAAGGAATTTACAGTCTTTGAGCACATCGACATCAACACTCCATTATTGCTG TCACCCCAGGCCGGCACAAAAGATAAGACACTTTGCTGTTGGTTTTGCACCTCAGGTCCTATTTCCCTAAGTGCCAAAATTGAAAGGAAAGGATACACCCCAG GAGAGTCGATCCAGATCTTTGCAGAGATCGAGAACTGCTCTTCCCGCATGGTGGTGCCAAAGGCAGCCATCTACCAAACTCAGACTTTCTATGCCAAAGGGAAGATGAAGGAGGTTAAGCAGCTGGTGGCCAACCTCCGGGGAGAGTCCCTGTCCTCGGGCAAAACGGAGACCTGGAGCGGAAAGATGCTTAAGATCCCACCTGTCTCACCCTCCATCTTGGACTGCAGCATTATCAGAGTGGAGTACTCTCTCATG GTATACGTGGACATACCTGGGGCGATAAACTTGTCCCTGAATCTGCCCCTGGTCATTGGAACCATACCCCTCCACCCATTTGGCTCCCGAACCTCTAGTGTCAGCAGCCAGTGCAGCATGAGCTGGCTGGGCATGGGTCTACCAGAGAGGCCTGAAG CTCCTCCCAGCTATGCAGAGATTGTGACAGAAGAGCAGAGGCAGAGCAGTCTGGATGTCCCAGCAGCCCGAGAGGAGCTGGACGGGCCACTCTTTGCCTATATTCACGAGTTCCGCTTCCAGCCACCTCCTCTGTACTCTGAG ATCGATCCTCACCCAGATCACGCCAGGCGTACAGAAGAGCGCAGGCTTGATGCCTGTCCATCACGCTGA